The following are encoded together in the Kribbella voronezhensis genome:
- the topA gene encoding type I DNA topoisomerase gives MARARSAVAGVSGTKAVTSRRLVIVESPKKARMIAGFLGSGYVVESSFGHIRDLPKGADEIPAKYKGLPWARLGVNIEDHFDPLYVVPADKKQQIRKLKDLLKDADELYLATDEDREGEAIAWHLLDELKPKIPVKRMVFHEITPKAIQDAVGSARDINDALVDAQEARRILDRLYGYEVSPVLWKKVMPKLSAGRVQSVAIRMVVDRERERIAFRSASYWDLDATLDAGEGKTPRLFPSRLVSVDSKRVAQGRDFASTGELKSGNTVHLDQATATALAAALENSQFTVRSIESKPYTRKPYAPFRTTTLQQEAGRKLNMSASQTMQIAQRLYENGNITYMRTDSVTLSDTAITAARAQVRELYGASYLPDKPRVYTSKVKNAQEAHEAIRPAGEVFQTPAQTGLSGAEYRLYELIWMRTIASQMKDAAGNSVSIKIDAKASSGENCEFTSSGRVITFHGFLKAYVEGADDPSAETDDRETQIPDVSEGDVLPATEVLASGHETKPPARFTEATLIAQLEEREIGRPSTYASILGTIQARGYVYKKGNALVPAWLAFAVVRLLEEHFTRLVDYAFTASMEDVLDDVAAGNLQREGVLGRFYFGDDGIEGLQSMVSDLGDIDAREMSTFPVGPPDSGIVVRVGRYGPYVEGADETRANVPEDLPPDELTVERAKELLSQPSGVELELGKTPDTGLKVVAKAGRFGPYVTEVLPEDAPKSAKPRTGSLLKSMSLDSVTLDDALKLLSLPRVVGKDPESGEEITAQNGRYGPYLKKGTDSRSLQTEDQMFDITLDEALKIYSEPKQRGRRAAAPPLKELGEDPASGQPVVVKEGRFGPYVTDGETNATLRKDDSVDTISLLRAAELLADKRARGPVKKTAKKAAKKTAAKKTTTKKTAAKKTTAKKTAAKKTTAKKATAKKAAAEKS, from the coding sequence ATGGCAAGAGCTAGGAGCGCAGTGGCAGGGGTATCCGGAACCAAGGCAGTGACCAGTCGACGTCTGGTGATCGTCGAGTCGCCGAAGAAGGCGCGGATGATCGCCGGCTTCCTGGGGTCCGGGTACGTGGTGGAGTCGAGTTTCGGCCACATCCGGGACCTGCCCAAGGGCGCCGACGAGATCCCGGCGAAGTACAAGGGCCTGCCCTGGGCGCGGCTCGGGGTGAACATCGAGGACCACTTCGACCCGCTGTACGTCGTACCGGCGGACAAGAAGCAGCAGATCCGCAAACTGAAGGACCTGCTCAAGGACGCCGACGAGCTCTACCTGGCCACCGATGAGGACCGCGAGGGCGAGGCCATCGCGTGGCACCTGCTGGACGAGCTGAAGCCGAAGATCCCCGTCAAGCGGATGGTCTTCCACGAGATCACGCCGAAGGCGATCCAGGACGCGGTCGGCAGCGCGCGGGACATCAACGACGCGCTCGTCGACGCCCAGGAGGCCCGGCGGATCCTGGACCGGCTGTACGGCTACGAGGTCAGCCCGGTGCTGTGGAAGAAGGTCATGCCGAAGCTGTCGGCGGGCCGGGTCCAGTCGGTCGCGATCCGGATGGTGGTCGACCGCGAGCGGGAGCGGATCGCGTTCCGCAGCGCGTCGTACTGGGACCTGGACGCCACGCTCGACGCCGGTGAGGGCAAGACGCCCCGGCTGTTCCCGTCACGGCTGGTCTCGGTGGACAGCAAGCGCGTGGCGCAGGGCCGTGACTTCGCCTCGACCGGTGAGCTGAAGAGCGGCAACACGGTCCACCTGGACCAGGCGACGGCGACCGCGCTGGCCGCTGCGCTGGAGAACTCGCAGTTCACCGTCCGGTCGATCGAGTCCAAGCCGTACACACGCAAGCCGTACGCGCCGTTCCGGACCACCACGCTGCAGCAGGAGGCCGGACGCAAGCTGAACATGTCCGCCTCGCAGACGATGCAGATCGCGCAGCGGCTGTACGAGAACGGCAACATCACCTATATGCGTACCGACTCGGTGACGCTGTCCGACACCGCGATCACCGCGGCCCGGGCGCAGGTCCGCGAGCTGTACGGCGCGTCGTACCTGCCGGACAAGCCGCGCGTCTACACGTCGAAGGTGAAGAACGCGCAGGAGGCGCACGAGGCGATCCGGCCGGCCGGCGAGGTGTTCCAGACCCCCGCGCAGACCGGGCTTTCGGGCGCGGAGTACCGGCTGTACGAGCTGATCTGGATGCGCACGATCGCGTCGCAGATGAAGGATGCGGCCGGGAACAGCGTCTCGATCAAGATCGACGCGAAGGCCTCGTCGGGGGAGAACTGCGAGTTCACCTCGTCGGGTCGCGTGATCACCTTCCACGGCTTCCTGAAGGCGTACGTCGAGGGCGCGGACGACCCGTCCGCCGAGACCGACGACCGCGAGACGCAGATCCCCGACGTGTCCGAGGGCGATGTGCTGCCCGCGACCGAGGTGCTCGCGTCGGGACACGAGACCAAGCCGCCGGCCCGCTTCACCGAAGCGACGCTGATCGCGCAGCTGGAAGAGCGCGAGATCGGCCGGCCGTCGACGTACGCGTCGATCCTGGGCACGATCCAGGCGCGCGGGTACGTGTACAAGAAGGGCAACGCGCTGGTCCCGGCGTGGCTGGCCTTCGCCGTCGTGCGGCTGCTGGAGGAGCACTTCACCCGGCTGGTCGACTACGCGTTCACCGCCTCGATGGAGGACGTGCTGGACGACGTCGCGGCCGGAAACCTGCAGCGCGAAGGGGTGCTCGGCCGGTTCTACTTCGGCGACGACGGCATCGAAGGCCTGCAGTCGATGGTGAGTGATCTGGGTGACATCGATGCCAGGGAGATGTCGACGTTCCCGGTCGGTCCGCCGGACAGCGGGATCGTCGTCCGCGTCGGCCGGTACGGACCGTATGTCGAGGGCGCCGACGAGACCCGGGCGAACGTGCCGGAGGACCTGCCGCCGGACGAGCTGACCGTCGAGCGCGCGAAGGAACTGCTCAGCCAGCCGTCGGGTGTCGAGTTGGAGCTCGGCAAGACGCCGGACACCGGGCTGAAGGTCGTCGCGAAGGCCGGCCGCTTCGGGCCTTACGTGACCGAGGTGCTGCCCGAGGACGCGCCGAAGAGCGCCAAGCCTCGTACGGGGTCGCTGCTCAAGTCCATGTCGCTGGACAGCGTCACGCTGGACGACGCGCTGAAGCTGCTGTCGCTGCCGCGCGTGGTCGGCAAGGATCCGGAGTCCGGTGAGGAGATCACCGCGCAGAACGGGCGCTACGGGCCGTACCTGAAGAAGGGCACGGACTCGCGGTCGCTGCAGACCGAGGACCAGATGTTCGACATCACCCTCGACGAAGCGCTGAAGATCTACTCCGAGCCGAAGCAGCGCGGCCGCCGTGCTGCCGCGCCGCCGCTGAAGGAGCTGGGTGAAGACCCGGCCTCCGGTCAGCCGGTCGTGGTGAAGGAGGGCCGCTTCGGTCCGTACGTCACGGATGGCGAGACGAACGCGACGCTGCGCAAGGACGACTCGGTCGACACGATCTCGCTGCTGCGCGCCGCCGAACTGCTCGCCGACAAGCGGGCCCGTGGGCCGGTGAAGAAGACCGCGAAGAAGGCGGCCAAGAAGACCGCGGCGAAGAAGACGACGACGAAGAAGACCGCGGCGAAGAAGACCACGGCCAAGAAGACGGCCGCCAAGAAGACGACGGCGAAGAAGGCGACCGCGAAGAAGGCTGCCGCCGAGAAGTCCTGA